In Vigna unguiculata cultivar IT97K-499-35 chromosome 3, ASM411807v1, whole genome shotgun sequence, a single genomic region encodes these proteins:
- the LOC114176333 gene encoding hydroxymethylglutaryl-CoA synthase-like has protein sequence MAKNVGILAIDIYFPSTCIQQEVLEAHDGASKGKYTIGLGQDCMAFCTEVEDVISMSLTVVSSLLEKYKIDPKQIGRLEVGSETVIDKSKSIKTFLMQIFEKYGNSDIEGVDSTNACYGGTAALFNCVNWVESSSWDGRYGLVVCTDSAVYAEGPARPSGGAGAVAMLIGPDAPIAFETKLRGSHMAHAYDFYKPNLASEYPVVDGKLSQTCYLMALDSCYNLLSHKYEKLVGKQFSISDAEYFVFHSPYNKLVQKSFARLVFNDFLKNPSSVDAIGKEKLEPFATLSGDESYQSRDLEKASQQVAKPQFDAKVQPTTLIPKQVGNMYTASLYAAFISLIHNKHSTLDSKRVILFSYGSGLTSTMFSLQLREGQFPFNLSNIVKVMDVAGKLKSRHEFSPEKFVETMKLMERRYGAKEFVTSKDTSLLSAGTFYLTEVDSMYRRFYAKKSSENDLMSNGH, from the exons ATGGCAAAGAATGTGGGGATTCTCGCTATTGACATCTACTTCCCTTCTACTTGTATTCAACAG GAAGTGCTTGAGGCTCATGATGGTGCCAGTAAAGGGAAATATACCATTGGACTTGGTCAAGATTGCATGGCGTTTTGTACAGAAGTAGAAGATGTCATTTCGATGAG TTTGACAGTAGTTTCTTCCCTTCTGGAGAAGTATAAGATAGACCCTAAACAAATTGGTCGGCTGGAAGTAGGTAGTGAGACTGTGATTGACAAAAGCAAATCCATCAAAACTTTCCTAATGCAGATCTTTGAG AAATATGGAAATAGCGATATCGAGGGTGTTGATTCAACAAATGCATGCTATGGAGGAACTGCTGCTTTGTTCAAttgtgtgaattgggtggagaGCAGCTCATGGGATGGGCGATATGGACTTGTTGTTTGCACAGACAGCGCT GTATATGCTGAAGGACCTGCTCGGCCTAGTGGTGGAGCTGGCGCTGTTGCCATGCTAATTGGTCCTGATGCTCCCATTGCTTTTGAAACCAAATTGAGAGGAAGTCATATGGCTCATGCGTATGACTTTTACAAGCCAAATCTTGCCAGTGAATATCCA GTTGTTGATGGAAAGCTTTCTCAAACTTGTTACCTTATGGCCCTTGATTCTTGCTATAATCTCTTAAGTCACAA ATATGAGAAACTGGTGGGAAAACAATTTTCTATTTCTGACGCTGAATACTTTGTATTTCATTCTCCATATAACAAG CTTGTACAGAAAAGTTTTGCTCGTTTGGTGTTCAATGACTTCTTGAAAAATCCCAG TTCTGTGGATGCGATTGGCAAAGAAAAGCTGGAACCTTTTGCAACATTATCTGGTGATGAGAGCTATCAAAGTCGGGATCTGGAAAAG GCATCCCAGCAAGTTGCAAAGCCGCAATTCGATGCAAAGGTGCAACCAACCACCTTGATACCAAAGCAAGTTGGCAACATGTACACCGCATCTCTTTATGCAGCTTTTATTTCACTTATTCACAACAAGCATAGCACATTG GACAGTAAGAGGGTGATATTGTTCTCATATGGAAGTGGCTTAACTTCCACAATGTTCTCCTTGCAACTACGTGAAGGTCAATTTCCATTTAACTTGTCAAACATTGTCAAAGTGATGGATGTTGCTGGAAAATTGAAGTCAAGGCATGAG TTTTCGCCGGAGAAATTTGTTGAAACCATGAAGCTAATGGAACGGAGGTACGGTGCGAAGGAGTTTGTAACAAGCAAGGACACAAGCCTTTTATCTGCAGGCACATTCTATCTCACTGAAGTTGACTCCATGTATAGGAGATTCTATGCTAAGAAAAGTAGTGAAAATGATTTGATGAGCAATGGTCACTGA